Within Piliocolobus tephrosceles isolate RC106 unplaced genomic scaffold, ASM277652v3 unscaffolded_35922, whole genome shotgun sequence, the genomic segment NNNNNNNNNNNNNNNNNNNNNNNNNNNNNNNNNNNNNNNNNNNNNNNNNNNNNNNNNNNNNNNNNNNNNNNNNNNNNNNNNNNNNNNNNNNNNNNNNNNNNNNNNNNNNNNNNNNNNNNNNNNNNNNNNNNNNNNNNNNNNNNNNNNNNNNNNNNNNNNNNNNNNNNNNNNNNNNNNNNNNNNNNNNNNNNNNNNNNNNNNNNNNNNNNNNNNNNNNNNNNNNNNNNNNNNNNNNNNNNNNNNNNNNNNNNNNNNNNNNNNNNNNNNNNNNNNNNNNNNNNNNNNNNNNNNNNNNNNNNNNNNNNNNNNNNNNNNNNNNNNNNNNNNNNNNNNNNNNNNNNNNNNNNNNNNNNNNNNNNNNNNNNNNNNNNNNNNNNNNNNNNNNNNNNNNNNNNNNNNNNNNNNNNNNNNNNNNNNNNNNNNNNNNNNNNNNNNNNNNNNNNNNNNNNNNNNNNNNNNNNNNNNNNNNNNNNNNNNNNNNNNNNNNNNNNNNNNNNNNNNNNNNNNNNNNNNNNNNNNNNNNNNNNNNNNNNNNNNNNNNNNNNNNNNNNNNNNNNNNNNNNNNNNNNNNNNNNNNNNNNNNNNNNNNNNNNNNNNNNNNNNNNNNNNNNNNNNNNNNNNNNNNNNNNNNNNNNNNNNNNNNNNNNNNNNNNNNNNNNNNNNNNNNNNNNNNNNNNNNNNNNNNNNNNNNNNNNNNNNNNNNNNNNNNNNNNNNNNNNNNNNNNNNNNNNNNNNNNNNNNNNNNNNNNNNNNNNNNNNNNNNNNNNNNNNNNNNNNNNNNNNNNNNNNNNNNNNNNNNNNNNNNNNNNNNNNNNNNNNNNNNNNNNNNNNNNNNNNNNNNNNNNNNNNNNNNNNNNNNNNNNNNNNNNNNNNNNNNNNNNNNNNNNNNNNNNNNNNNNNNNNNNNNNNNNNNNNNNNNNNNNNNNNNNNNNNNNNNNNNNNNNNNNNNNNNNNNNNNNNNNNNNNNNNNNNNNNNNNNNNNNNNNNNNNNNNNNNNNNNNNNNNNNNNNNNNNNNNNNNNNNNNNNNNNNNNNNNNNNNNNNNNNNNNNNNNNNNNNNNNNNNNNNNNNNNNNNNNNNNNNNNNNNNNNNNNNNNNNNNNNNNNNNNNNNNNNNNNNNNNNNNNNNNNNNNNNNNNNNNNNNNNNNNNNNNNNNNNNNNNNNNNNNNNNNNNNNNNNNNNNNNNNNNNNNNNNNNNNNNNNNNNNNNNNNNNNNNNNNNNNNNNNNNNNNNNNNNNNNNNNNNNNNNNNNNNNNNNNNNNNNNNNNNNNNNNNNNNNNNNNNNNNNNNNNNNNNNNNNNNNNNNNNNNNNNNNNNNNNNNNNNNNNNNNNNNNNNNNNNNNNNNNNNNNNNNNNNNNNNNNNNNNNNNNNNNNNNNNNNNNNNNNNNNNNNNNNNNNNNNNNNNNNNNNNNNNNNNNNNNNNNNNNNNNNNNNNNNNNNNNNNNNNNNNNNNNNNNNNNNNNNNNNNNNNNNNNNNNNNNNNNNNNNNNNNNNNNNNNNNNNNNNNNNNNNNNNNNNNNNNNNNNNNNNNNNNNNNNNNNNNNNNNNNNNNNNNNNNNNNNNNNNNNNNNNNNNNNNNNNNNNNNNNNNNNNNNNNNNNNNNNNNNNNNNNNNNNNNNNNNNNNNNNNNNNNNNNNNNNNNNNNNNNNNNNNNNNNNNNNNNNNNNNNNNNNNNNNNNNNNNNNNNNNNNNNNNNNNNNNNNNNNNNNNNNNNNNNNNNNNNNNNNNNNNNNNNNNNNNNNNNNNNNNNNNNNNNNNNNNNNNNNNNNNNNNNNNNNNNNNNNNNNNNNNNNNNNNNNNNNNNNNNNNNNNNNNNNNNNNNNNNNNNNNNNNNNNNNNNNNNNNNNNNNNNNNNNNNNNNNNNNNNNNNNNNNNNNNNNNNNNNNNNNNNNNNNNNNNNNNNNNNNNNNNNNNNNNNNNNNNNNNNNNNNNNNNNNNNNNNNNNNNNNNNNNNNNNNNNNNNNNNNNNNNNNNNNNNNNNNNNNNNNNNNNNNNNNNNNNNNNNNNNNNNNNNNNNNNNNNNNNNNNNNNNNNNNNNNNNNNNNNNNNNNNNNNNNNNNNNNNNNNNNNNNNNNNNNNNNNNNNNNNNNNNNNNNNNNNNNNNNNNNNNNNNNNNNNNNNNNNNNNNNNNNNNNNNNNNNNNNNNNNNNNNNNNNNNNNNNNNNNNNNNNNNNNNNNNNNNNNNNNNNNNNNNNNNNNNNNNNNNNNNNNNNNNNNNNNNNNNNNNNNNNNNNNNNNNNNNNNNNNNNNNNNNNNNNNNNNNNNNNNNNNNNNNNNNNNNNNNNNNNNNNNNNNNNNNNNNNNNNNNNNNNNNNNNNNNNNNNNNNNNNNNNNNNNNNNNNNNNNNNNNNNNNNNNNNNNNNNNNNNNNNNNNNNNNNNNNNNNNNNNNNNNNNNNNNNNNNNNNNNNNNNNNNNNNNNNNNNNNNNNNNNNNNNNNNNNNNNNNNNNNNNNNNNNNNNNNNNNNNNNNNNNNNNNNNNNNNNNNNNNNNNNNNNNNNNNNNNNNNNNNNNNNNNNNNNNNNNNNNNNNNNNNNNNNNNNNNNNNNNNNNNNNNNNNNNNNNNNNNNNNNNNNNNNNNNNNNNNNNNNNNNNNNNNNNNNNNNNNNNNNNNNNNNNNNNNNNNNNNNNNNNNNNNNNNNNNNNNCCCACACCCCGGATCCAGCCCCGCCATCGTCATCTCCCCTCCAGCCGTGCTTTTCCGGAAGGCAGCGCTGCCCCTACCCCCGCCGCGCTGGGCCTGGCTCCTCTTGACCTGCTTGGAGCCGCCCCATCTGGCTGCTGTTCTGGGTTCCAGGACAGCCACGTGAGGGCTGTTTACAGAGGGAAGGAAGTGGCTCCTAACAGAGGACAGATGATTCTCAAAAGACACCTGCTTTTCCTGTAGAACAGACTTTTTCAGCGGGATTTACCTTTCAGTGAAACATGATTTGACTTGAAAAGGAACCCAGGGAGAAGTCTGAGACCACAGCTGTCCGGGTGTGAGCGTGAGCGGGTAGAGGTGTGCCCTTGTTTGCCTCAGGCTGTCTGATTTTCTCAGGCtgagttttttctgtttctgtccatggaggaagagaaagatgacAGCCCAGAGGTATGTAACTCAGGGGGCCAGATCCCTGGACTTCCCAGTTGGGGGGCATTTCTGGACCCAGAGAAGGGTCCTCTTGGCGACTGCTCTGCCGCGCTCTTTGGCCCGGTGGCTTCTTGGTGCCTGAGGACTGTGGGAGTGGTGGTTCTGGCCCCTCTCTGCCGCCTGTCACAGCTACCAGCGCGTGTTAGACGCGTGAGTTCACACCGAGGACAGCCAGCGGGGCCCATGGGCATTTTTTCACAGGGGGGACAGCCAGCGGGGGCCCAtgagcggggggggggggggcggcagggggggggggggggggtttttttcgcgggggggggggggggggggacagccAGCGGGGGCCCATGGGCATTGCCTGAGGCCTTGTCTTTTCTTCTCCTAAAGTCACAGTTGCTAATTCCAGTTTCCCCTTAGGACTTTGCCTGATGGTTTTGCttagaatctttttctttctttcttttttattttttccccaagacggagtcttgctctgtcacccaggctggagtgcaatggtgtgatcttggctcactgcggcctccgcctcctgggttcaagcgattctcctacctcagcctccccagtagctgggactacaggcacatgccaccacacccggctaatttttgtattcttagtagaggccaggtttcaccatgctggccaggctggtctcgaactcttgacttagtgatctgcctgcctaggcctcccaaagtgctgggattacaggtgtgggccactgtgccgggccctagactctttttcttagtctaacATCTGTAGCCACATCACAAAGGCCTTTTTTCCTAAACCAGAAAACTAGACCCATTAAAGCAACAGTGAAAAGCTAGAAAAGGCTGAGCTGCTCCACTGCAGGAGAGCGTGTGACCAGCTCATGGGCCATTGTGTGATAGGCCTTCCTTGGATAATCTGTCCCAGAAGCAGTTGCTGGGCTCAGAGGGACTCACTTCGCTTCCTTAAGTGAAGGACATGGTTGTAGGTGCTTCTGTGCACCCCACTGATTGAGAGTGAGCGTAGGGGTGCCCCTGTCCTGAAGCAGAAGCTCCCAGGGCTTGTATTTGCCTTCTGAACCAAGTTCAAAGGCCTCAGCTTTCTGGGCACATCCTTATTCTGTCTTGGTGCAGAATTGTGTCTTTGAAATGCATTTCTGAGTGCTCTTCTGACttccctggattttctttttttctttttttttttttttttgagaccgagtctcgctctgtcgcccaggctggagtgcagtggcacaatctcggctcactgcaagctccgcctcccgggttcacgccattctcctgcctcagcctcctgagtagctgggaccataggcgccaccaccacgcccggctaatttttgaatttttagtagagacggggtttcaccatgttagccaggatggtctcaatctcctgactcgtgatccgcccgcctcagcctcccaaagtgctgggattgcaggcgtgagccaccacgcccagcccttccCTGGATTTTCTGACATGGATGGGAGTCCTGCTTCTCTGTAGCAGGAGACATGGGTGGGTGCTGCTTTAGGCCTCGGCTCTTGTGTGGAAACTTGCAGGCTGAACCAGCGGCCTCCCCCTGCCCTATCCAGTTCCTGGCTGCCTGGGAGGAAGATGTGATGCCAGCAGGAATGGAGAGGGCTGCCTTGTCTGGCTGGTgtcttcttgttttctctttcacctCTTGGGGAACCAGCAGTGTCCTCTGCTGTCGCTCACTCAGCATCCTGTCCTcaccctctcttccctccctcccgtGGACCTGGACTTCTGAAGTCCCGCTGCTCCAGGAGATGGCAGCACACAGAGCCTTCTCGGCCTCCCTCTCGGCCGCCGCTGCCTCCTTGTCTGGCATGTGAACTGGTGTTAAATGTTCTCAGAATCCAGATGGCTCATAGGGGTTTCAAGCACTGTTCCTGCTGGGGCTGAGGGGACACTGAGAGGGGGGTTGGCCTCCCCTGTGGCCGGGCCTGCTCCCTGAGACCTGCATCCCAGGGATCGTGTCACCAGCATGCAGGTATGTTAGTGATGGCCCTGCACCGCTGTGTGCCAGTGACCGAGGAAGCCAGATTGCTCTCTGAATGCTTCGTAGCAGGGGGCTCAGAGGACCCCGGCACCCCGGGCGAGATCACTGCTTGCTGGAAGTCTCCGGGGCTGCTGACTTCTCTCCTAACTCCCAGCTCTCCTCTTGCTGCTCTGAGCAAGTCTGGGCTGGGAAGCCCGTCCATGCCCCCCTGACCCCATGCTCTCTGCTGCAGGctggcttctgcctgggcaccgCTCTGCACTCTTGGGGGCTGTGGTTCACGGAGGAAGGTTCACCGTCCACCATGGTAATTACCTCACACTTCCCTGGGGCCAGACCTGGATGGGCCGTGGCCTTTTTCACCCCTCCCTGCTCCCATCCCCTGGCTCATTCCTGCCCAGCCTGtggttggggtgggggcaggctTAGGGCTAGGGTTAGTTTTGTGGCCTTGCTGATGGGCACCATGTCTCCACTCTTGGCCAGCTGGCGGGGATTGCGGTTGGAGCCCTTCTGGCCCTGGTCTTGGCTGGTGTTCTCATCCTTTTCACGTTCAGAAGGCTTAGCCCATTTCGTGAGTATCTTGGTTCTGACTCTGGCCTCGGGGGTTGGGGGAAAGTGTGGGTGCCTTGGGATGTGTTCTGAGTCCCTGGGAGGGGCCCTCAAGTCCACGGTGGGTTTGGCTAGAATCCAGTGGCCCATCTGGGCTCAGGCTGAGCACGTCGGTTCCAGGAAGCCAAGTCTGTTCAGAGCCCTTTCTGTTCTCCTCTCCTGAGCAAGGCTTCAGTGGGAAGAGGGGAGAGCCCCCTTTGTTGGAGACgagcctgtcacccaggccctCTTCTCTCATGCTGTCTGAGTATGGCCAGGTACTGGCGGGGACGAGAGTACTGACTGTGCCACACCTGCATGTCCAGGACGAGGCCTGTGCCATGGCTCTGCCTCAGGCCGTCTCTTCATTCCCCTGCAGGACAAGCACAGCCCACTCCTCAGTACCGGTTCCGAAAGAGAGACAAAGTGATGTTTTACGGCCGGAAGATCATGAGGAAGGTAGCTGGTGCTTGGGGCCCCAGGTTGCACACGGCTTCCCGGAGCAGGCCCCTGTGGGAGGGACCCCTCCTGCTGCAGGCTGCCCCCAGTCCGCGCAGTGCTTGGCGTGTGCTGCCGTGTCCCCGgcttcccagctctgccaccaggctcagGGTTTGGGGAACATTATAAATCGTGCCCAATAGTGTCTGCTTCCTCCAGCTGAATCCTGCGCGTTTTACCCAGAAGTAACCCCCCACCCTCTCAGGCCTCAACTCCCCCTGGCCTGAAGGGGCAGCTCCGGGAATGTCTGTGGTGGACAGTGGCCGCAGGGGAGAGAAGGTCCTGTCTGCCCCCAGAGTGGATGTTTATTTTAACAAGAAATGAGAACAGAAAGCTGCTTTGTAAGAACATCGCTGGGGCCCGGTGGGTGCAGAGGGCCTCACGCTCTGCCAGAGGTTTCTGACTCTGGTGCTGAGCTTGGaggcctctgccaggctttggggTGCTGGACTGAGGACAGAGTCCATCCCCTGGGATTGGAGGGGCTAAGTTCCCTGATTACTGGCATGTGTGATCTAAGCTAAATGCTGCGTGGCTCACTTTGAGTGTCTGGGTGGTTCCGGAATCTAGACACAGATCCCTGGGCCGGGGCTCAGGAATCCGAGTTCAACAAGCCCCGATCTGGGGAATAAGCAGCCTTGGTTTAACCCTTCCTGGTCTTTGGCCAGTTGAGTTGTCAGTGGCCTCCCCTGGCCGCCTCCTTGCACTCCTGAAGGGCCCAGGAAGTGCTCAACAGACCACCCAGAAGCTTCACAGAAACCACACAGACTGATCCCTTTAAAGCAATCTTTGTCACCTTTCTCTGATTGTAGAACTAATTCGTGTTCTtcacagaaaattgaaaaattcggccgggcgcggtggctcacgcctgtaatcctagcactttgggaggctgaggtgggccgatcatgaggtcaggagtttgagaccagcctggccaacatggtgaaaccccgtctctactgaaaatacaaaaattagctgggcgttgtgatgggcacctgtaatctcagctactcagaaggctgaggcaggagaatcgtttgaatccgggaggcggaggttgtggtgaattgagatcgtgccactgcactgcagcctgggcaacaagagcaaaactgcatctaaaaaaaaaaaaagaaagaaagaaaattgagaaactcAAGAGGGGAGGGAGTGGATGTCTGTCTGTGGCTCATCTGTTCTCATCAGCGTTAAGTGCTGTGAAAGGGCAGACGAGTTAGGGCTGCTGTACCCTGGGTCTGGAACAGCCTTGGGCGGCCGGGACAGGGCGCGGGGCGATCTGGAGCAGAGTGGAGGCGATCTGTTGAGTGTCGACCATCATCCAGTGGCCCCACAGAGGACAGGGAAGCGGAGGGCCTGGGAGGAAAGCCGCGAGGCCGACAGCTCTGGACCGAAGGGCAGCAGGCAGTGGTGCCCGAGTGAGGTGGCCCTGCCAGCATACAGGGTGTGACCCAGGCCTCTGCTGTTCTGGGCAGTCAAGCAGGCACTGcctgagaaaagggaagaaggctGTTCCAGATATGGGACAGAGTGGGCAGTGGCCCCAGGTCACAGGGGAAGTGATGGGGGAAGGTCGGTGGGGACAGTGGTGGATCTTTAAAGGGTTATAGGAAAGGGTTGTGTTGAACAGCACAAAAGCCAAGGATGGAGTGGATGTCAGCCTTCGGGGCAGCGGGGCCAGCCAGCATGAAGCCCTGGAGCTCTGGAGGGTTGGCTATTTGGGGACAGTGAGGATGATCCCAAGGATGTGTGGGGCTGTATCACTCACCGCCAACATTCCCTCACAGGCCAGGCGGGGTGGGGAAATGGCACAGCCAGACCCCAGGAGCTGAAGCTGGGCCTGCGGGAGGCTCACAGGCAGGTTCTGAGGACTGACCCCCGTGACGAAGACCTTGCGGCTTGCAGGGTCAGTGCCTGGTGTCTCCCTTGGCTCTGCAGGTGACCACGCTCCCCAACACCCTGGTGGAGAACACTGCGCTGCCCCGGCAGCGGGCCAGGAAGAGGACCAAGGTGCTGTCTTTGGCCAAGAGGTACTGAGTGTCCTTCAGACCACATCCTGCCTGGGGTGCCCCCCACAGTGCTGGCCTCCCCAACCCTGAGCTGCCTGGCGTGTCGGCTGCTGACGCTGTGGGTTTTGAACCCACCTGGTCTGCTCAAGGCTAGTGTGTCTCTGCCTCGTAGGATTCTGCGTTTCAAGAAGGAATACCCGGCCCTGCAGCCCAAGGAGCCCCCGCCCTCCCTGCTGGAGGCCGACCTCACGGAGTTTGACGTGAAGAATTCTCACCTACCATCGGAAGTTCTGTACATGCTGAAAAATGTTCGGTAAGAGCGGGGAtgagccccgagggctgctgcaGCTCCCGTCCTCCCGAGCTTCTCACTGGGGACTGGCTCCAGCTTGGCTGTCTTGTGTTGGAGGATGGTTGGCAAAGCCCATCGTGGGGCTACTGGTGTCTGTGCCCCGTGGCAGGGCCTCGTGGTCTGCTGACTCCTTCACCAGGTCTTTCTTGTTCTGTTGAACAATTTCCTAGTGTTTCATCTTCAGCAATGAACCCAGAGCAAGAGCGAGAACGGTGTGGTGGATCCAAAGTCTGGAGCCTGGGTTCTGCTCTGTGTTCCCGTCTTGCTGACTGGCCCCTGGACTGCACCCCTTCCACTCCCTGGCCCAGCTCACCATCCTGGAGGCCACCTTTGCCTTCCTCCCGTGTGCGTGTGGCTCAGGTTCACGGGTCAAGAAGTTCTCTGAGCTGATGGAAAACAGGCTCATGGGAATTTCAGAAGTTGACAGTTGTGTTTGGCAGTGATGCCGTGTGGTTTGTTAGTCAGCCGTGTGGACCCACAGCACAAGGCGTGGCGCCAGTGGGGTCGGTGGCCGTGAGCTCTCGAGACTCTGGCAGAGACCGTCCTCCTCCCCTGGAAGGCCGTTCCACAGCGCCCTCTGGCTTTTGCAGGGTCCTGGGCCACTTTGAGAAGCCGCTGTTCCTGGAGCTTTGCAAACACATCGTCTTTGTGCAGCTGCAGGAGGGAGAGCACATCTTCCGGCCCGGGGCGCCAGACCCCAGCATCTGTGTGGTGCAGGACGGGCGGCTGGAGGTCTGCATCCAGGACGCTGTGAGTCGCAGGGTGGCGGGGCACTCACCTCCGTGTCTGTCATCTCAGGTTCTAAAACGTTTCCCACTGAAAAGCGAGGcaaaattttgattttagtttctttggggGAAAactcaccatttttatttttattacattttatttaatttcttgagacagggtctcactctgtcacccaggctggagtgcagtggtgcgatctcagctcactgaggcctcgatttcctgggctcaagcgatcctcctgcctcagcctcccgagtagctgggattacaggtgtgtgtcaccacgtccgcctcacttttaaaatttttttgtggagatggagtctcactttgttgcccaggctggtcagcaATTCCTGTGCTCAGGCAACTctcccttcttggcctctcagagcactggaactgcaggcatgagGCCTGGGCCTGGCaactgttttaaatgtttcttccaaGTCC encodes:
- the LOC113222882 gene encoding patatin-like phospholipase domain-containing protein 7; translation: MEEEKDDSPEAGFCLGTALHSWGLWFTEEGSPSTMLAGIAVGALLALVLAGVLILFTFRRLSPFRQAQPTPQYRFRKRDKVMFYGRKIMRKVTTLPNTLVENTALPRQRARKRTKVLSLAKRILRFKKEYPALQPKEPPPSLLEADLTEFDVKNSHLPSEVLYMLKNVRVLGHFEKPLFLELCKHIVFVQLQEGEHIFRPGAPDPSICVVQDGRLEVCIQDADGTEVVVKEVLAGDSVHSLLSILDIITVSPRCLALRAPLGQPKRPGFLCLAWTAGSG